CAGTCCTCGCACACCTCCAGCCACCTCGCACACCTCCAGTCAGCCAGTCCTTGCACACCTCCAGCCAGTCCTTGCACACCTCCAGCCAGGCCTTGCACACATCCAGCCAGGCCTTGCACACATccagccagccctccctcccccatgcatcCTTCTCGTACACCCCTCTCTCTGCATATCAGGTGGGATATTCTGTCCATGTGACAATGTCCTGGTCACAGGGGTCCAGCCCTACAGACTCCGGTGGAGAAGCTAGCCGAGCCCTGGCCCTTTGCGTGGCACTGAGCCCTACCAGAGATTTCCCTTTGTCGCTACCGTCCTCACCTGCTGGGCTTCCAGCTCGTCCGTCAGCCTGAAAGAGACCCGAAATATTGGTTATAATAAAACAGCGGGAGCATCTGGCCGGGCCGTCACCAGGGCAGCCGAGCCATTCACAGAGAGGAAGGGATATGGCACAAGGGCTATGGCAGGGTCCTTCCTCCCAGCAGAGAAATGCAACCGCCTCTGGAGGGGCACGCAGCCACTGCAGAACAGAGCAATCGGGACAGTGAGGAATCCCATAAGCCACTGGAGACACGGGGAACGTGGAGAGAGCTCGACCCAGTTGGGACTGGGCCAGGCAAAGAGGGCCCAAAATGTGCCAGGGGAGTTTCCTGGACAAACCAGTCGGGGCCTTAGATGGACTGTGCCCACAGCAAAGCGGCAGCCTCAGCGCCAAGCTCACAGaaactgggatagaacccaggagtcctggctcccagcccaccctgctctaaccactagacccccactcccgtcccagaaccaggattgaacccaggagtcctggctctcagcctcaccctgctctaaccactagacccccactcccgtcccagaacaggattgaacccaggagtcctggctctcagcctcaccctgctctaaccactagacccccactcccgtcccagaacaggattgaacccaggagtcctggctctcagcctcaccctgctctaaccactagacccccactcccgtcccagaacaggattgaacccaggagtcctggctcccagcccaccctgctctaaccactagacccccactcccgtcccagaacaggattgaacccaggagtcctggctcccagcccaccctgctctaaccactagacccccactcccgtcccagaacaggattgaacccaggagtcctggctcccagcccaccctgctctaaccactagacccccactcccgtcccagaacaggattgaacccaggagtcctggctcccagcccaccctgcactcaccTCTTGAACTTCTGCTGCAGTTCTGAGTGGCCGCGCGAAGCTGCCTCCAGATACTCGGTCGCTCTCTTGTTTTCCTGTTGGAACAGCTGCCTGGGGACAACAGAAGGCAGTGAACAGCCCGGACGCCTTGGTGATGGACAGCAATCGCCCCCCAGGCAAGGCAGGCTGTGCCGGGAATGACTCTCTCTGCATCCCCTTGCCAAACGCCTCTCCCTGGCGGACCTCTGCCAGCGTTGTGCCAAGGCACTCTCCGCACTGGCCTAgatggctcccaaccccccctgctctaaccactagaccccactcccctccccgagccggggctaggacccaggagtcttggctcccagcccccctgctctaaccactagaccccactcccctccccgagcctgggctaggacccaggagtcctgctcgcCGCATATCGCTGCAGAACTGCTCCCCCGgtggctggcacagggctggtggCACTCAGCACTCACAGGGCAGTGCTGGCCTCCTGGCTCTTCAGGAACATCCTCTCCTGGCTGGGAGTTGCctctgcctggggcagggagtccagCTGCTTCTCGACCTGGGCCAGGTTGTCTCGGATCAGCTTGTCTGGGGCAAATGACAGAAACAGCATCACGGGGCAGCGTAACTCGGGTGCTGGGTgtcgcggagtatcgggggactctgggccctgcatccccggcttcctgcgattcaccatgactctcagccagccagtaaagcagaaggtttatttggatgacaggaatacagtccaagataggtcttgcaggcacagacaacagggcccccctcagttaggtccatctgggggtcccaggcatcccagcccagccccccttgggaggtcagagccatctctgcctcccagctcccaagactctgccttcagcgacccctcccacagcctttgttcagtctcccgggccaaggtatcacctggcctccaaccccttcctgggttctcatgttacaggctcaggtatgttccctcgggcagactcccatcccccgatgcagactatcctagccacactcccctgtcagcattcacagaccatagtaagaacagtcccagttcgtcacactggGATCTCAGTGAGAACGGATGGGGCCCAGTTCCTGGACTGAGACATGTCTGCAgagaccgagatcagggccctgtcgtgccgggcgctgcccagaccccgaccgagatcagggccccgtcgtgccaggcgctgcccagaccctgactgagatcagggccccgtcgtgccgggcgctgcccagaccctgactgagatcagggctccccattgtgccgggcgctgtccagaccctgaccgagatcagggccccgccgTGCCAGACGCTGCCCAGatcccgaccgagatcagggccccgttgtgccgggcgctgcccacaccctgactgagatcagggccccccctcgtgccgggcgctgcccagaccccgaccaagatcagggccccatcatgccgggcgctgcccagaccctgaccaagatcagggccccgtcgtgccgggcgctgcccagaccctgaccgagatcagggcctcctgtcgtgccgggcgctgcccagaccctgaccgagatcagggccccgtcatgccaggcgctgcccagaccctgaccaagatcagggccccgtcgtgccgggcgctgcccagaccctgaccgagatcagggccacccgtcgtgccgggcgctgcccagaccctgaccgagatcagggccccgtcatgccaggcgctgcccagaccctgaccgagatcagggccctgtcatgccaggcgctgcccagaccctgaccgagatcagggccccgtcgtgccgggcgctgcccagaccctgaccgagatcagggcctcccgtcgtgccgggcgctgcccagaccctgaccgagatcagggccccgtcatgccgggcgctgcccagaccctgaccgagatcagggccccgtcgtgccgggcgctgcccagaccctgaccgagatcagggccccgtcgtgccaggcgctgcccagatcccgaccgagatcagggccccgtcgtggtgggcgctgcacagaccctgaccgagagatggtccctgcccccaagcgtCTGCACTCCAAATAAACAAGACAGCCCCAAGGGAGGATTATTCTGCCCGTTTTACagctgggaactgaggcccagagagattcaTCACCTTCGCTCAGCAAACGTTCCTTGCTCTCGGCCATGCTGCAGATCTCGGCAGCCAGCTTCTCCATGCTCTAGGAGGAGGCGGAGGGAATTCACCACAGAGCACGCTGCCATGGGGAGGAGGAagtgtctggggtgggggcgtCCAGGGGCTTCCCTCACACTAACCCCCCCTGGTCTCCAAGGGGAGATGCAGCTTGTACCAGCTAAAGGGTAGTTCCCCTGCCCCCGCAGGCCTTATATCAGGGCCCTACCCCTAATGCTGCCACAGCGAAACACCGTGGACACCCTTGGCTTCTGCTAGCACCGAGTGTCCTCAGCccctgtcctggctcccagcccccctcaaaGCCAGGAATCCCGGCTCCCAGTCAGActctctgctctaacccactccctcccacacatGCCCAGGTCCCCTCCCAGTAGGGTTGTGTCCCACAGTCTGTCCCAAGGGGGCGCTCCCTtggaccccacccccagcccacttGGCCCAGCAACAGCCCGGGGGACCCCAATGGCTCTTACGTGGCACTCCTGGAGGCTCTTGTGCTTCTCCATCAGCTCGTCCAGCTGCTGCTCAAATTCCAGCCTGGAAACaacagggggtgaggggctgccatggggcagagagagcggctggggtgcagggagcgTGGAGTTCTGCGcacaacagaaacacacacacacacacacacagagcagggttcatcccctccagcagggggcagcagggatacacacacacacagcacacggCTCAGCCTCTCCAGcagggatacacacacacacacagcacacggttcagcccctccagcagggatacacacacacacacacacacagcagggctcatcccctccagccGGGGGCAGCAGGGATACACACACCACACAGCTCAgaccctccagcagggggcagcagggatacatacacacacaccacacggctcagcccctccagcagggacacacacacacacacacacacacagcagagctggtccctccagcagggggcagcagggacacacacagagtGCGTTACATACAGTGCAGTACATGTatgtccctgccaccccctgctggaAGAGATGAGCCCtgctcggtgtgtgtgtgtgtgtgagtgtgctgtagggtgaccagatgtcctgattttatagggacagtcccaatatttcgggctttttcttatataggtgcctattacaccccaccctgtcccaatttttcacacttatctggtcaccctagtgtgcaggtgtgagtgtgtgggtgtgggtgtcccccttgctgcaggggatgagccctgctctctgtgactatgtgtgtgtgtgtcccactgCTGTACCCCGCTGGAGGGGATGagctctgctgtgtgtgtgtgcgcgcttgtGCGCCcgtgtgctgtgtgtgtgcgtgtcacTGCCATCCCCGGTTGCAGGGGATGAGCCCTGCTTGGTgggtgtgagtgtgtgggtgtgagtgtgtgtgtccccctgctgtaccccactgGAGGGCATGagctctgctgtgtgtgtgtgtgtgcgcgcttgtGCGCCcgtgtgctgtgtgtgtgagagagacagagagggacGCTAAGGGCTGATTCACCCCCCAGAGTGACTCTACTCCCTCTGGTGAGCAGGCGCTGGCAAGCGAGGGCCTGTGGCAAAGCCGGGACTGCCTAGGGTGAGCACTACCGCCTCTGCACTGTGGGCCTGGCAGCTGGTTAATGATTGGTCGTTAATTTCCCGGACAGAACAGGAACACGCCCAGGGAGTGGAACCCGCGGCagaggctcaggctgcaggagggAGCCACCATCGCACACCTAGGCCAGGTGGCTAGTGGACAAACTGGGGTGTGCAACCCCGGTCTCTCTCGGAGCGCTTGCCCATGGCTCGGCCTGGCTGGCACACAGGGGGCTGCCCCAAGGATGGATGCCCCGGACCCGCTAAGGGATCGACTTTGAGGATCGGGCTGCCGTAGATCTCACGGAGAGGAGGGAGCATCTAGACTCGGTGCAGCGGGatatcccagaatgcactgcccACTCCTGCTCATTGcccgttgtgctgggtgctgtacacgaCACGTGCCCATCTCCAGGGCaccgggggtgggcagggggttggagcggTAGCGACGCCCGCTTACAGAGCTGGGGGTCCCACGTTCAGTCCGctgccggggggggcggggggtaccTCTGTTTCCTCTGCTTCAGCTTCTCTTCCTGGATCTTCGCCATCAGCTCCTCGATGCTCTGCTTCCGCTCCTGGGACAGCGTCTGCTGCCTGCATGGGGCGAACAAGGGCGGCCCAGCCAGTGAGCCCGGGCGGCCTGACTCCCAGACGAGGGGACGAGGCTATCGCCCGCGGGGGATCCCAAGCCACCTTCCCCAGGTGAATCTACTCAACCCCGGCATGTGGGCAGAGAAGCGGAAACACCTGGCCCAATATCAGGGCGTGacatgaatagaacccaggcgtcctggctcccacccccctcctcccctgctctaaccactagaccccactcccctcccagagttgaaCCAAGGAGTCCTTCTGTCTCTGTATGGTTCTCTGTGTCTCTCAGTCTCCGTCtatatccccatacacacccctccatctgtccacccctccctcctgccctatCCCCTCTCACCGCTGGGCCTCGGCCTCTGTCTCCTGGCAGCGGAGCTGCAGGGTGCGCAGGACCTCTGGAAGGGACACGCATGTTAGTGCTGGGGACACGGCTCCCAGAGAGACACCGCGTGCTGATCCCTGCTGGGGCCACCCCACTCCCCATGGGGTGCTCACTCCGGACATGGGGGACCCtggtgtgagggagggggaatgggaggcACACAGAaggcctgggatggggggagatcGGGGAACCCTggtgtgagggaggggggagggggggcacacaGAAGGCCTGGGATGTGGGGAATCGGTGAACCCTGgtgtgagggaggaggaatggggggcacacaggggcTCTGGAATGGGGAAAATTGGGGAACCCTGGTGTGAGGGAGGGAGAATGGAGGGCACACAGGGGCCCTGGGATGGGGGGAATCGGGGAACCCTGGTGTGAGGGAAGTGGAATGGGGGGCACACGGGGGCCCTGGGATGGGGGGGACTCGGGGGACCCTGGTGTGAGGGAGGGGACAAAGGGGATACACAACACCCCTGGGGGCACACAGCACccctggcaggggagagaaggagcagagaggcagGAAGTCTCTGAAATAGAGGGGATTGGTGGGGGGCCCacggggagtttggggggcagaggtGGTTAAGGCTGGAGCCCGCTGCTAATGGTAACGCCCGTCTCTTCTCGAGTCCGTCTCCTCCGTGGATCTCAAAGCGCGAGACCAAAGCGGTCAGTGCCTTTCTCCCGGCTGTCCAGCCTGTCCTTGTGTCACTCCACGGCCCGCTAAAGGCCTGCTCTCACCTTGCTTCTGGCTGCAGATTTCCTCCAGGTTCGACTTCTCTTCGTTCACTGCAAGAGAATGGAGGGGGGAACAACCAGGCTGGGGGCTCATGTCCTCCGGGTTCGGGGATGTGTCTCACCGGCGCTAGGGAGTGGGTCCAGCCCCCCGCAGCATGCAGCTGGGGAGCGAAGTAGCCCGCGGTGCAAAGGAGCCTGCTCCAAGAGAGCTCAGAAGATGCTGTGGCCCAAATCCTTAACGGGATTCGGTGcctaggggagttaggcaccgGTGAGAATCTGGGCCAAAGACCTGAGGCGCAACATGAGCCGCAGGGagtggtgctggggtgggggtgacttACGCTCCTCCAGCTCTGCCTGCAGTTCCTCGCTGCGCGCCTTCCCATCCTGCAGCTCCCGGCTCAGAGCCTGCTTAGCTGCGGAGACACCAAACGGGTTAGGGGTGAGGGTGTGCGGAGGGGGGTGTctaaggggctggagcagtggtgtgtgggatggatggatagatagatagatggagagGTGTGTATTGGGATGGATAGGCTGGTGTGGGGTTGgacggaaggagggagggaaggggcagtatggggatggatagtgggggggttggatggacggagggagggaagggtccgtatggggatggatagtggggggggtgtacagggatggagagaggggtcagtatggggatggatagtgGTGTGGGgttggatggagggagggagggaaggggcagtatGGGGATGGACagtggagggtgtgtggggatggatggggtggTGTGgagtaggagggagggagggaaggggcagtatggggatggatagagggggggttggagggagggaagggtcagtatggggatggatagtgggggggtgtacggggatgaAGGGAGGGGTCagtatggggatggatagtgGTGTGGGgttggatggagggagggagggaaggggcagtatGAGGATGGATAGtgggggggtgtacggggatggagggaggggtcagTATGGACCTAGAGAACTATAGGAAGGTAGGTATACATGAGGAT
The DNA window shown above is from Malaclemys terrapin pileata isolate rMalTer1 chromosome 20 unlocalized genomic scaffold, rMalTer1.hap1 SUPER_20_unloc_1, whole genome shotgun sequence and carries:
- the LOC128829404 gene encoding synaptonemal complex central element protein 1-like, whose product is MGKRCHSNLVTHAMGWQSHNAFSLSPWQSHNAFLPHAVGWINLCQPHSALLLNTKGWINPPRKPSYKLELNFLYNKAIPLIFFFFFPVPSDFAPKAEELLLLVKQLQDARTLEPRMDDLVGRISRLQRAKQALSRELQDGKARSEELQAELEELNEEKSNLEEICSQKQEVLRTLQLRCQETEAEAQRQQTLSQERKQSIEELMAKIQEEKLKQRKQRLEFEQQLDELMEKHKSLQECHSMEKLAAEICSMAESKERLLSEDKLIRDNLAQVEKQLDSLPQAEATPSQERMFLKSQEASTALQLFQQENKRATEYLEAASRGHSELQQKFKRLTDELEAQQGSRGDSAIMETDA